A genomic stretch from Eretmochelys imbricata isolate rEreImb1 chromosome 24, rEreImb1.hap1, whole genome shotgun sequence includes:
- the EFNA4 gene encoding ephrin-A4, whose translation MCPALLLRLLLWGPLLWGRLRPVRGLRHSVYWNSSNPRFLHEDYAVQVSINDYLDIYCPHYERPVPVGRAETFSLHMVDTEGYQGCYETPGAFKRWECNRPHAPFGPVRFSEKIQRFTPFSLGFEFQPGETYYYISIPSPESAGRCLRLRVAVCCKASTTKPVTEVPKSQPRGRGGSEDTEPPGHSTALATLRPHGPCLSLALIPLPLLWL comes from the exons ATGTGCCCGGCGCTGCTGCTGCGGCTCCTGCTCTGGGGGCCGCTGCTGTGGGGGCGGCTCCGGCCGGTGCGCGGCCTCCGGCACAGCGTCTACTGGAACTCGAGCAACCCCAG GTTCTTGCATGAAGACTATGCTGTCCAGGTCTCCATCAATGACTACCTGGACATCTACTGCCCGCACTACGAGCGCCCAGTGCCCGTGGGCCGGGCTGAGACCTTCAGCCTGCACATGGTGGACACCGAGGGCTACCAGGGCTGCTACGAGACACCTGGTGCCTTCAAGCGCTGGGAGTGCAACCGGCCCCACGCACCCTTCGGGCCGGTCCGCTTCTCTGAGAAGATCCAGCGCTTCACGCCCTTCTCGCTGGGCTTCGAGTTCCAGCCGGGGGAGACCTACTACTACATCT ctatccccagcccagagagcGCCGGGCGGTGCCTGAGGCTACGAGTGGCCGTCTGCTGCAAGGCATCGA CAACAAAGCCTGTGACAGAAGTTCCCAAATCTCAGCCCCGTGGGAGAGGGGGGTCGGAGG ACACCGAGCCGCCGGGTCACAGCACCGCGCTGGCCACGCTCCGGCCCCACGGCCCCTGCCTCAGCCTCGCCCTCATCCCGCTCCCCCTCCTGTGGCTCTGA